In the genome of Columba livia isolate bColLiv1 breed racing homer chromosome 1, bColLiv1.pat.W.v2, whole genome shotgun sequence, the window GGGCTCCCAGggcaagagagacatggacatagtGGGGAGAGCCCCCggtgcccctcccccaccactgCGCTCAGAATGTTGGGGTGTGTTGACCCGGCGCTGTCCCGGCAACGCTTCTGTGCCAACTCGGAGTGCCAGGGGTAAGAGCCAAGCTCTTGCCCTGCACCACTGGGACGGCACTGGGGCGCTTTCGCTGGACTTTGTCCATCTGTCTGGCCACCCCCTCGCGCCCCGCAAGCGTGCCCAACGAGAGGCATCTCGGTTTCGTGGCCATGGGCCAGGTGAATTGCTGCCGCGGCTCCAGGTAGGCTCCCCCCACACACGGCTCGGGGACACCCCAGAACAGCTGGACCGTGCAGCAGCCGATTTTCTCATGCCCGACACCGTCTGCTCCGCAGGGACGAGCCTGAGCCTGAGCCCCAGCACCCACGCATGCCCAACGGTGGAAGTGGCCAGGTGGCTGGTGAGTTTGGAGAGACTAGGGCAGAacggcccttccctcctcctcttgcgGACGGGCACTcaggctgcactggggctgctgctgcccttcccgcAGGGCACGTCTGTCCCCCTAactctgcagcaggagagacCTGAGCCCTCGGGATCCCTCGTTGCCAAAGGACACTTCTCCCGTGCGCTCCAGGGTCCAGGAGCGCTGGCCAGGCGCTTCTGCTCCATCTctctttgctctcttctccttggcagACGGTGGCGCccgcagcaggaggaggaggtggctgccctggcgCTTTGTGCGGCCAGGGACCTCGGCGGCTGCAGAGGCACCGGGGCCGTCGGGCTCTGCCCGCACGGGTCTTCTCTTTGGCCGGCCCCTGGTGGatctctgcagccaggacgGCATGCTGCCCCAGCCCATGCAGGTAAGCAAGCCTGGCCAGGGGGTCCCCATCCTGCTGGCTCCTCTGGAGAGGCGCTGTCCCCATGGCAGGCATCCCAGATGAGTCCTGGGGACAAAGCGCGCTCCTCTCCACGTCACCCAACTCCAGCCAGCCCTCTCTTCAGCCCCATCCACACTCACTCCTGCCCCTGAGGAAGCCTGGCCTCTCCCAGGGCAtgtctccagcccagcaacgtcctcctctctcccctgcaggacctgctggctctgctaCACGAACAGGGGCCATCCACGGAGGGGATCTTCCGGCTGGCAGCCAGCGAGCGTGCCTCCCGGGAGATCAGGGAGGCCCTGGACAGCGGGACCGAGGTCCACCTGGCAAGCCAGCCGGTGCACGTCCTGGCTGTCATCTTGAAGGTGAGCCCTGCTGACCTGGAGTCCGGCAGCTCCCGCCTCTGGCGCTGCTGACGGGCAGCTGCCCGAGCAGGAgcccagagccgggagctgctcGGCACCCAgcgtgctggggctgctgcccgtGCTCCCGGCAGCAGCGCTCACAGCCTGACGCGCAGCCCTTGGCACTGCAGGACTTCCTgcgcaagatcccctccaagctcctcgTGGCGGAGCTCTACCAGCAGTGGATGGCCGCcctgcagaagagcagcagggaggagaggctggtggggctgaaagagtaagtgtggccagcagccgGGCTGCTCCGCAGGGACTGGCAGAGCCCGGCACTTGCCTGCAAAGCCACAGCCTGCCTGAAAAAGATGCAGGCATTGGGGCTGGCTCCTTGTGCAAAGGGACTCTGGCCagaagggcaggcagggagggagctggCAATATCTCAGGGaaggcagcccctctgctgtaGAGCCGGCTTGGCCAAGGAGCCTTCCCTGGGGTGGGCTTGGCTGACATCAGCATGGGACACCTGTCTTGACAACGGCTACTTCATCTCTGAATGTTACGTTCCTGATCCCGCAGGGTGGCCCGCGAGTTACCCGaggccaacctcctcctcctcaacacCTTGCTGCGGCTGCTGCAGAACATCAGCAGCAACGCCACCGTCAGCAAGATGACAGCCAGCAACCTGGCCATCTGCGTGGGGCCCAACCTCCTCGGCCCACCAGAGGAGGACACGCTCCCTCTGGACACGCTGGTGCAGGCGACAGCCAAGGTACGCTGCGCTTCCCAGCCCGCTGCAGCCTTCCAGGCCCACgccagctttgctcttcagagGTTCCTGGGTGCCTCCTGTCTTCAGCCAAtgctggcaggggagctgctgggaagagcagccgcacagctgcagctttctgtgcacAAGGCAGGATGaggagtgggaagggctgtTGGAGCCACTTGCAGCCAGCGCGTTGGAAACCAATGGTTTGCTGTGtgcaggtgacccagctggtagAGTTCCTCATCAACCACCGGGAGGAACTCTTTGAGGCCGAGGaggagcgggaggaggaggaagagggggctGGGCTCGCCGCTGAAGGGGCCGAGGAGTCgccggcagcaggagcagaggcgGAAAGCGCCGAGGTAGGTGAGGTCCACAAGCAGCGTGAGAGAATGCCTCCCCCCTCAGAAGGTGGGATTGCCGCTGCAGGGACGAGCAAGTTCATCCACCCACCTGCAGCTTTGCACAAGTGCAGAGTGAGGCTGATGCAGGTTGGCCATCACTCTTTGTGCAGTGACCCCAGCAGAagtggcacagctgggctgagcaaAGCCATCCAAGGGATCTGCCTTTTAGAGCTGAGCTGGAAAACGGGCAGGGCTCATCTTCTGCGTTTCCATTGCAGGTGCCTGCAGTCGCTGCAGAAAGCGAAGGCCAGAATAGCTCCTCTGGGCAGAGCAGGTAACGTGAGCTAGCTGCGATTTTGAGTAGAATAGATTCCTGTTTGTCATGGCTTTACCTGCCTAACAATCCTTTTGGATGGAAAGCTTGCCAGGCTCTTCGCGGGAGGG includes:
- the LOC135578671 gene encoding T-cell activation Rho GTPase-activating protein-like → MSPDLLALLHEQGPSTEGIFRLAASERASREIREALDSGTEVHLASQPVHVLAVILKDFLRKIPSKLLVAELYQQWMAALQKSSREERLVGLKEVARELPEANLLLLNTLLRLLQNISSNATVSKMTASNLAICVGPNLLGPPEEDTLPLDTLVQATAKVTQLVEFLINHREELFEAEEEREEEEEGAGLAAEGAEESPAAGAEAESAEVPAVAAESEGQNSSSGQSSLPGSSREGGNPSPRKRKLPREEESDAQPSKRRRSLEPGSSGAGD